Proteins found in one Bordetella genomosp. 11 genomic segment:
- a CDS encoding helix-turn-helix domain-containing protein encodes MEQLITMAARALAAGDPLGALNRVALCEDAPALALRGLAMAQLGDFARARALLRRAATRYGGRDAAARARCVVAEAEIALVSRDLAWPAKALDAARATLDAHGDRMNAAHARHLEVRRLLLLGRLDEADRAIAGIDPTALSPATRVAHELARAGIAIRRVHAGAARDALVRARRAARNAGIPALMAEVDGAARALQIPAARLVAAGAERLLRLEEVEAILGSRSFIVDACRHVVVEGNTTVLLATRPVLFTLARLLAQAWPADVSRDSLIETAFRTRHGDESHRVRLRVEIGRLRRALQGLAGIDATPRGFQLTPRGGRDVVVLAHPSEEPHAAVMALLSDGESWSSSALALALGASQRTVQRALETLASRGKAQAAGRGRARRWMAPAPPGYTTTLLLPLPPIVD; translated from the coding sequence ATGGAACAGCTGATCACGATGGCGGCGCGGGCGTTGGCGGCGGGCGATCCGCTGGGTGCGCTGAACCGCGTCGCCCTATGCGAGGACGCGCCGGCGCTGGCCTTGCGGGGCCTGGCGATGGCGCAGCTGGGGGATTTCGCGCGCGCCAGGGCGCTATTGCGCCGCGCGGCCACGCGTTACGGCGGCCGCGATGCCGCGGCACGCGCGCGCTGCGTCGTGGCCGAAGCCGAGATCGCGCTGGTGTCGCGGGACCTGGCGTGGCCCGCCAAGGCGCTGGACGCGGCGCGGGCGACACTGGACGCGCATGGCGACCGCATGAATGCCGCGCACGCGCGGCACCTGGAGGTGCGGCGCCTGCTGCTGCTCGGCCGCCTGGACGAAGCCGACCGTGCCATTGCCGGCATCGATCCCACCGCCTTGAGCCCCGCTACCCGGGTGGCGCACGAACTCGCGCGCGCGGGCATCGCGATACGCAGGGTGCACGCCGGCGCGGCCCGCGATGCGCTGGTACGCGCGCGCCGCGCCGCGCGCAATGCCGGCATCCCCGCGCTGATGGCGGAAGTCGACGGCGCCGCGCGCGCGCTGCAGATCCCGGCCGCGCGCCTGGTGGCAGCCGGGGCCGAACGCCTGCTGCGGCTGGAAGAGGTGGAAGCGATACTGGGCTCGCGGTCCTTCATCGTCGATGCCTGCCGCCATGTCGTCGTCGAAGGCAACACCACGGTACTGCTGGCGACGCGCCCCGTATTGTTCACCCTGGCAAGGCTGCTGGCCCAGGCATGGCCGGCCGATGTCTCCCGGGACAGTCTCATCGAAACGGCGTTCCGGACGCGCCACGGCGACGAGTCGCACCGCGTGCGCCTGCGCGTGGAAATCGGCCGCCTGCGCCGCGCGCTGCAAGGCCTGGCCGGCATCGACGCCACGCCGCGCGGGTTCCAGCTGACGCCGCGCGGCGGGCGCGACGTGGTGGTCCTGGCGCATCCCTCCGAAGAGCCGCACGCGGCGGTGATGGCGCTGCTGTCCGATGGCGAATCGTGGTCCAGCTCCGCGCTGGCGTTGGCGCTGGGCGCCAGCCAGCGCACGGTGCAGCGCGCGCTGGAAACCCTGGCCTCGCGCGGCAAGGCCCAGGCCGCCGGGCGCGGCCGCGCGCGCCGCTGGATGGCGCCGGCGCCGCCGGGCTACACGACAACCTTGTTACTCCCGCTGCCGCCCATCGTTGATTAG
- a CDS encoding Vgb family protein translates to MKQPARIIRELGPFPGVSAVHGVTYDGEHVWFASGDKLHCVDAHKGTTLRTIDVEANAGTAFDGKHIFQIAGDRIQKIDPRTGHVSGAIPAPPGCSGMAWAEGFLWIAQYRERKIHQLDPATGKILRTIESNRFVTGVTWLDGELWHGTWEGDASDLRKIDAATGEVLTQLDLPAGTGVSGLEADGRDLLYCGGGNSGTIRVVRRPE, encoded by the coding sequence ATGAAACAACCTGCCCGCATCATCCGTGAATTGGGGCCCTTTCCCGGCGTCAGCGCCGTGCACGGCGTGACCTACGACGGCGAGCATGTCTGGTTCGCGTCCGGGGATAAGCTGCACTGCGTGGACGCGCACAAGGGAACGACCCTGCGTACCATCGACGTCGAGGCCAATGCGGGCACCGCCTTCGACGGCAAGCATATTTTCCAGATCGCGGGCGACCGGATCCAGAAAATCGATCCGCGGACGGGGCATGTATCCGGCGCCATTCCGGCGCCGCCGGGCTGCTCCGGAATGGCATGGGCCGAGGGTTTCCTTTGGATCGCGCAGTATCGCGAGCGCAAAATCCATCAACTCGATCCCGCAACGGGGAAGATCCTGCGCACCATCGAGTCCAATCGCTTCGTCACGGGCGTGACCTGGCTGGATGGCGAGCTGTGGCACGGCACCTGGGAGGGCGACGCCAGCGACCTGCGGAAAATCGATGCCGCCACGGGCGAGGTGCTTACCCAGCTGGATCTGCCCGCCGGCACCGGCGTGTCCGGACTGGAGGCCGATGGGCGGGATTTGTTGTATTGCGGCGGCGGCAACAGCGGGACGATACGAGTAGTGCGCCGCCCGGAGTGA
- a CDS encoding alpha/beta hydrolase, with protein MKAFKKLILAGLVASLSTAAVAAGTAGSDNAKPHPDTKVADFLRVLNGSKGPAIETLSPQKARAVLVGAQESVKVDLSGIEVSEKTITQDGLTVPLTIVRPAGATGTLPVFMFFHGGGWILGDYPTHQRLVRDLVVQSGAVAVFVNYTPSPEAHYPVAINQAYAATKWVAQHGQEINVDGSRLAVVGNSVGGNMAAVVSLMAKDRQGPAIRFQGLLWPVTDHNFNTGSYKEYANGYFLSRSMMRWFWDAYTRDEAQRNDKYASPLRASLQDLKGLPPALVQVAQFDVLRDEGEAYGAKLDAAGNEVTVTRYNGTIHDYGLLNALADDAVTRTALTQMANEIRIRLR; from the coding sequence ATGAAAGCCTTCAAGAAACTGATCCTCGCCGGCCTGGTTGCCAGCCTCTCCACCGCCGCCGTCGCGGCGGGCACCGCGGGCAGCGACAATGCCAAGCCTCATCCCGACACCAAGGTGGCCGATTTCCTGCGGGTATTGAATGGCAGCAAGGGACCGGCCATAGAAACCCTGTCGCCGCAGAAAGCCCGCGCGGTGCTGGTCGGCGCGCAGGAAAGCGTGAAGGTGGATCTGTCCGGCATCGAGGTGTCCGAGAAAACCATCACACAGGATGGCCTGACCGTACCCCTGACGATCGTGCGTCCGGCCGGCGCCACGGGAACTTTGCCGGTGTTCATGTTCTTCCATGGCGGTGGCTGGATCCTGGGCGATTACCCCACGCACCAGCGACTGGTGCGCGACCTGGTGGTGCAGTCGGGCGCCGTGGCGGTATTCGTCAACTACACGCCTTCGCCAGAGGCGCACTACCCCGTGGCCATCAACCAGGCCTACGCCGCGACCAAGTGGGTCGCGCAGCACGGCCAGGAGATCAACGTCGACGGCAGCCGCCTGGCGGTGGTGGGCAATAGCGTGGGCGGCAACATGGCGGCCGTGGTCAGCCTGATGGCGAAGGACCGCCAAGGCCCGGCCATTCGCTTCCAGGGCCTGTTGTGGCCCGTCACCGATCACAACTTCAACACGGGCTCGTACAAGGAATACGCCAACGGCTACTTCCTGAGCCGTTCGATGATGCGCTGGTTCTGGGACGCCTATACGCGGGACGAAGCGCAGCGCAACGACAAGTACGCCTCGCCCCTGCGCGCATCGCTGCAGGACCTGAAAGGCCTGCCCCCGGCGCTGGTCCAGGTCGCCCAGTTCGATGTGCTGCGCGACGAGGGCGAAGCCTACGGCGCCAAACTGGATGCCGCCGGCAACGAAGTCACGGTTACCCGCTACAACGGCACCATCCATGACTATGGCCTGCTCAACGCCCTGGCCGACGATGCCGTCACGCGCACCGCGCTGACGCAGATGGCCAACGAGATCCGTATCCGCCTGCGTTAA
- a CDS encoding TetR/AcrR family transcriptional regulator → METTTVREQLLNHARVLLMTRGYNGFSYRDLATLVGVKTSSIHYYFPTKEDLVLEAVNRYSTEVLAQVRAIDDAQSAARQLEAYAQAFGMLMHDGDRICLCGMLASDIASLPENVRSAVQGFFRANERWLEGVLARGRDDGTLRVSGDLGSAARALYAAFQGSVLAARLFGSKARLQDVVASVRQGEHKKDRRAK, encoded by the coding sequence ATGGAAACGACGACCGTCCGCGAACAGCTGTTGAACCATGCCAGGGTGCTACTGATGACCCGCGGGTACAACGGCTTCAGCTACCGAGACCTTGCGACGCTGGTTGGCGTAAAGACGTCCAGCATCCACTACTACTTTCCCACCAAGGAAGACCTGGTGCTGGAGGCCGTCAACCGCTACAGCACGGAAGTGCTTGCCCAGGTGCGCGCCATCGACGACGCGCAGTCCGCCGCGCGCCAGCTGGAAGCCTACGCGCAGGCCTTCGGGATGTTGATGCACGATGGCGACCGCATCTGCCTGTGCGGCATGCTCGCCTCGGACATCGCGTCGCTGCCAGAGAACGTCCGCAGCGCTGTGCAGGGGTTCTTCCGGGCTAACGAACGTTGGCTGGAGGGCGTGCTTGCGCGGGGCCGCGACGATGGCACGCTGCGCGTCAGCGGCGATCTCGGATCCGCCGCGCGCGCGCTGTATGCCGCCTTCCAGGGCAGCGTGCTGGCGGCGCGGCTGTTCGGGTCCAAGGCAAGATTGCAGGATGTGGTCGCCAGCGTACGGCAAGGCGAACACAAGAAAGACCGCCGGGCGAAATAA
- a CDS encoding LysR substrate-binding domain-containing protein, whose product MRQLPPLAAVRAFEAVARTGSVTRAAEELCRTHGAVSRHLRLLHEHAGVALFEKDGTGLRLTQAGSDFHVAVRSVFDQLEQAYDRLGRHARGPGLHVACSATFAMRWLVPQLAAFYRAHPDIRIRLSMTSAREMRNEGADLLLAWDLSGYSDADRRRALPLAPVSFAAVCTPDYAKLPPRKRARIAHEYTSSAWDQWEAKTGRSVARGDTLAFPHTHLCIEAALSGLGVALVEQRLIARELGEGRLVAPFGTVAFDGGLCALPAAGRTLAPQADAFIDWLRASLHASDAGAASRR is encoded by the coding sequence TTGCGCCAATTGCCTCCGCTCGCCGCTGTGCGGGCTTTCGAAGCCGTCGCCCGTACCGGATCGGTGACTCGCGCCGCCGAAGAACTGTGCCGCACGCATGGCGCGGTCAGCCGCCATCTGCGCCTGCTGCATGAACACGCCGGCGTCGCGCTGTTCGAAAAGGACGGGACCGGCCTGCGGTTGACGCAGGCCGGCAGCGATTTCCACGTGGCCGTGCGGTCGGTGTTCGACCAGCTGGAGCAAGCCTACGATAGGCTGGGCCGCCACGCGCGCGGCCCGGGCCTGCACGTGGCCTGCAGCGCGACTTTCGCCATGCGCTGGCTGGTGCCGCAACTGGCGGCGTTCTACCGGGCGCATCCGGACATCCGCATCCGCCTGTCCATGACGTCCGCCCGCGAAATGCGCAACGAGGGCGCCGATCTGCTGCTGGCCTGGGATCTTTCCGGCTATAGCGACGCGGACCGCCGCCGCGCGCTCCCGCTGGCGCCGGTAAGCTTCGCCGCGGTGTGCACGCCGGATTACGCGAAACTGCCCCCGCGCAAGCGTGCGCGCATCGCGCATGAATACACCTCCAGCGCCTGGGATCAGTGGGAAGCGAAGACGGGCCGGTCCGTCGCGCGCGGCGACACGCTGGCTTTCCCGCATACCCACCTTTGTATCGAGGCCGCGCTGTCGGGCCTGGGCGTGGCATTGGTCGAACAACGCCTGATCGCGCGCGAACTCGGCGAAGGGCGGCTGGTCGCGCCGTTTGGCACGGTGGCGTTCGACGGCGGTCTATGCGCCTTGCCGGCTGCCGGGCGTACCCTTGCGCCGCAGGCCGACGCATTTATCGATTGGCTGCGCGCGTCGTTGCACGCGAGCGACGCCGGCGCTGCGTCCCGCCGGTAA
- a CDS encoding Bug family tripartite tricarboxylate transporter substrate binding protein encodes MQPIAHSSLSRRSMLLGGAALAAMSGLAGTARAADWPDKPLRLIVPFPPGGTTDFVTRLIGTKVGQSVGQAAIVENKPGAGTVIGVDFVAKSAPDGYSYVCVAGSFCVNSVLVKHLPYDSLRDLRPVAMMGASDQALAVYPGSGLKSLADLKKAALANPGKLSYGSFGVGTTPHLAGEMLKQQMGGLDITHIPYKGQGPALTDLLGGHTTMMFGTWLDLRDLVQAGKLVVLGMATDKRSRFAPDVPTMREQGYDIVSATWAGLLAPAKTPDDVVMRMNQEVNKALALPDVIAAFDKNSTEAMPGTPQQFAAYIQSEIAKYRKVIETAHISAQG; translated from the coding sequence ATGCAACCGATCGCCCATTCGTCCTTATCGCGCCGCAGCATGCTGCTCGGCGGTGCCGCTCTGGCGGCAATGTCCGGCCTGGCCGGCACCGCGCGCGCGGCGGACTGGCCCGACAAGCCCCTGCGCCTGATCGTTCCTTTCCCGCCCGGCGGCACCACCGATTTCGTGACGCGCCTGATCGGGACCAAGGTGGGACAGAGCGTCGGCCAGGCGGCCATCGTCGAAAACAAGCCCGGTGCCGGCACGGTGATCGGCGTCGATTTCGTGGCGAAGTCGGCGCCGGACGGTTACTCGTATGTCTGCGTGGCGGGCAGCTTTTGTGTCAACAGCGTGCTGGTCAAGCATCTGCCTTATGACAGCCTGCGCGACCTGCGGCCCGTGGCGATGATGGGCGCGTCCGACCAGGCGCTGGCGGTGTATCCGGGCAGCGGCCTGAAGAGCCTGGCCGACCTGAAGAAGGCCGCGCTGGCCAATCCGGGCAAGCTCAGCTACGGCTCGTTCGGCGTGGGCACGACACCGCATCTGGCGGGAGAGATGCTGAAGCAGCAGATGGGCGGCCTGGATATCACCCATATCCCCTACAAGGGCCAGGGGCCGGCGCTGACCGATTTGCTGGGCGGCCATACCACCATGATGTTCGGTACCTGGCTGGACTTGCGCGATCTGGTCCAGGCCGGCAAGCTGGTCGTGCTGGGCATGGCCACGGATAAGCGTTCGCGCTTCGCGCCGGACGTGCCGACGATGCGCGAACAGGGCTACGACATCGTTTCCGCGACGTGGGCGGGCCTGCTGGCGCCGGCAAAGACGCCCGACGACGTGGTGATGCGGATGAACCAGGAAGTGAACAAGGCGCTGGCGCTGCCGGATGTGATCGCCGCGTTCGACAAGAACAGCACGGAGGCGATGCCCGGCACGCCGCAGCAGTTCGCGGCGTACATCCAGAGCGAAATCGCGAAGTACAGGAAGGTGATCGAAACCGCCCATATCTCGGCGCAAGGCTGA
- a CDS encoding 3-isopropylmalate dehydratase large subunit — translation MAETAHAGAAASKPRTYFDKIWDEHFIKAFDEREHLLQIDRLMLHEAMGTVAMRELRQEGRAVASPAQVFSLIDHAVQTKPGIGIRKGWNDIGTQLIDESRLLSRKLGLHFIDVDDARQGIAHVIAPELGIALPGLTVVCPDSHTCTLGGLGVLAWGIGASECKHVLATQVLMQTRPKTMRVNFHGILPPHVYAKDMVLNLISRVGANGGTGHAVQFAGPAVAALPIEARMTLCNMAIEFSAKYGFVAPDDATYEYLYGREFAPGGAQWDAAEAHWRALAHDDGARFDREIDIDCTALEPQVSWGTSPQHVIPISGRIPSPSDYADPGERAWVERALRYQGLEPGTRAQDVRIDAAYIGSCTNARLSDLREAAAVLKGRKVAAGVTAICVPGSTQVKRDAEAEGLDRVFLEAGFEWHDSGCGLCAQGKDRFKGERIMSTTNRNFENRQGLGSRTHLASPATVAASAVTGRMTHVRQLPSGA, via the coding sequence ATGGCTGAAACTGCCCATGCCGGCGCGGCTGCATCGAAGCCGCGCACCTATTTCGACAAGATCTGGGACGAGCATTTCATCAAGGCATTCGACGAGCGGGAGCACTTGCTGCAGATCGACCGCCTGATGCTGCACGAAGCCATGGGCACCGTTGCCATGCGCGAACTGCGGCAGGAAGGCCGCGCCGTCGCCAGCCCCGCCCAGGTGTTCAGCCTGATCGACCATGCGGTCCAAACCAAACCCGGCATCGGTATCCGCAAGGGCTGGAACGACATCGGCACGCAGCTGATCGACGAGTCGCGCCTGTTGTCGCGCAAACTGGGGCTGCACTTCATCGACGTGGACGACGCGCGGCAGGGGATAGCCCATGTGATCGCGCCCGAGCTCGGTATCGCGCTGCCGGGCCTGACGGTGGTCTGTCCGGACAGCCATACCTGTACGCTCGGCGGCCTGGGCGTGCTGGCCTGGGGGATAGGCGCGTCCGAGTGCAAGCATGTCCTGGCGACGCAGGTCTTGATGCAAACGCGGCCCAAAACCATGCGCGTGAATTTCCACGGCATCCTGCCGCCGCATGTGTACGCCAAGGATATGGTCCTGAACCTGATCTCGCGCGTGGGCGCCAACGGCGGCACGGGGCACGCGGTGCAGTTCGCCGGGCCGGCCGTTGCCGCGCTGCCGATCGAGGCGCGGATGACGCTGTGCAATATGGCCATCGAGTTCTCCGCCAAGTACGGTTTCGTGGCGCCCGACGACGCGACCTACGAGTATTTGTACGGCCGCGAGTTCGCGCCCGGGGGCGCGCAATGGGACGCCGCGGAGGCGCACTGGCGCGCGCTGGCGCACGATGACGGCGCGCGCTTCGACCGCGAAATCGACATCGATTGCACGGCGCTGGAGCCCCAGGTGAGCTGGGGCACCAGTCCGCAGCACGTGATTCCCATCAGCGGCCGTATTCCGTCGCCGTCGGATTACGCCGACCCCGGCGAACGCGCATGGGTCGAGCGCGCGCTGCGCTACCAGGGCCTGGAGCCCGGCACGCGGGCGCAGGATGTCCGCATCGACGCGGCGTATATCGGCTCCTGCACCAACGCGAGGCTGTCCGACCTGCGCGAGGCCGCCGCCGTCCTGAAGGGCCGCAAGGTGGCCGCGGGCGTTACGGCGATCTGCGTGCCGGGCAGCACCCAGGTCAAGCGCGATGCCGAGGCAGAGGGCCTGGACCGGGTCTTCCTGGAGGCCGGTTTCGAATGGCACGACTCGGGCTGCGGTCTGTGCGCCCAAGGCAAGGACCGTTTCAAGGGCGAGCGCATCATGAGCACGACCAATCGCAATTTCGAAAACCGGCAGGGATTGGGGTCGCGCACGCACCTGGCCAGTCCGGCCACGGTGGCCGCGTCCGCGGTGACCGGACGCATGACCCATGTGCGCCAATTGCCGAGCGGAGCCTGA
- the leuD gene encoding 3-isopropylmalate dehydratase small subunit, translating to MEKFSSIRGYAAPLMQINIDTDQMIPSRFLPRAHEPGVLKEGLFSEWKTRPDGTPNPDFILNRAPFSEATILLAGRNFGCGSSREGAPKALRQWGMRVIIAASFGDIFYGNCFRNGMVPVILPEPTVEAMAADAMARGADALIDVDLERNTVTTARGEVLSFPSPARLRAMLLGGLDEIDLTLTMRQDIDAFRGRDTGGRPWAYALPRAN from the coding sequence ATGGAAAAATTTTCGAGCATCCGGGGTTACGCCGCGCCGCTGATGCAGATCAATATCGATACCGACCAGATGATTCCGTCGCGCTTCCTGCCGCGCGCGCATGAGCCGGGGGTGCTGAAGGAAGGCCTGTTCTCGGAATGGAAGACGCGGCCGGACGGCACGCCGAATCCCGACTTCATCCTGAACCGCGCACCCTTTAGCGAGGCCACTATCCTGCTGGCCGGCCGCAATTTCGGTTGCGGTTCGTCGCGCGAGGGCGCGCCCAAGGCGCTGCGCCAATGGGGCATGCGCGTCATCATTGCCGCGTCGTTCGGCGACATTTTCTACGGCAATTGCTTTCGCAACGGCATGGTGCCGGTGATCCTGCCGGAACCCACGGTCGAGGCCATGGCGGCGGACGCGATGGCGCGCGGGGCCGACGCGCTGATCGACGTCGACCTGGAGCGCAACACCGTTACCACGGCGCGCGGCGAGGTGCTGTCGTTCCCGTCGCCCGCGCGGTTGCGCGCGATGCTGTTGGGCGGCCTGGACGAGATCGACCTGACGCTGACCATGCGCCAGGATATCGACGCGTTCCGCGGCCGCGATACCGGCGGCCGGCCCTGGGCATACGCGCTGCCGCGCGCGAATTAG
- a CDS encoding helix-turn-helix transcriptional regulator, producing MSRAQRLLDLLQMLRRHRYPVSGALLAGHLGISLRTLYRDIALLQAQGAHIEGEAGVGYVLRPGFMLPPLMFSEEEIQALVLGSRWVAEHADSQLGQAARNALAKIAAVLPPELGHEFDDGALFVVPGEQVTDTADVALIRDSIRRERKLRIEYRDEHAAETARVIWPFALGFFERVRIVAAWCELRQGFRHFRTDRIVTLAAPGDRYPERRQALLKTWRALMSAATPE from the coding sequence ATGTCACGCGCCCAACGGCTGCTCGACCTGCTGCAGATGCTGCGCCGCCACCGCTATCCGGTGAGCGGCGCGCTGCTGGCCGGGCATTTGGGCATCAGCCTGCGTACGCTGTACCGCGACATCGCGCTGTTGCAGGCGCAAGGGGCGCACATCGAGGGCGAGGCCGGCGTGGGCTATGTATTGCGGCCCGGCTTCATGCTGCCGCCGCTGATGTTTTCCGAAGAGGAAATCCAGGCGCTGGTGCTGGGATCGCGCTGGGTGGCCGAACACGCGGACAGCCAGCTGGGCCAGGCGGCACGCAACGCGCTGGCGAAAATCGCCGCGGTGCTGCCGCCGGAGCTGGGGCACGAATTCGACGACGGCGCGCTGTTCGTGGTCCCGGGCGAGCAGGTGACGGATACGGCGGACGTCGCGCTGATCCGGGACTCCATACGCAGGGAGCGCAAACTGCGCATCGAGTATCGCGACGAACACGCCGCCGAAACGGCGCGGGTCATCTGGCCTTTCGCGCTGGGATTTTTCGAGCGCGTGCGCATCGTGGCGGCGTGGTGCGAGCTGCGCCAGGGTTTCCGCCACTTTCGCACCGACCGCATCGTCACGTTGGCCGCGCCGGGCGACCGCTATCCGGAACGCCGGCAGGCGCTGCTGAAAACCTGGCGCGCGCTGATGTCGGCCGCGACCCCGGAATGA
- a CDS encoding VOC family protein, producing the protein MPHPNHVLLFVENPVASAAFYSSLFGCKPVEASPTFALFDLSSGIRLGLWSRRDAEPMVITRGGGCELGIPVGDDDSLHALYADWKARGLAVVQPPTDMDFGRTFVVLDPDGHRLRVFRPGDSNTHRHGRQEHEAIAA; encoded by the coding sequence ATGCCACACCCCAACCACGTTTTGCTTTTCGTCGAAAACCCCGTCGCCAGCGCGGCGTTCTATTCATCGCTGTTCGGCTGCAAGCCCGTGGAAGCCTCGCCGACCTTCGCATTGTTCGACCTGTCCTCCGGCATCCGCCTGGGGCTGTGGTCGCGGCGCGATGCGGAACCCATGGTCATCACGCGCGGCGGCGGATGCGAGCTGGGCATTCCCGTCGGCGATGACGACAGCCTGCACGCGCTGTATGCCGACTGGAAGGCCCGCGGCCTGGCGGTCGTGCAGCCGCCCACGGACATGGATTTCGGCCGTACCTTCGTGGTGCTGGACCCGGACGGCCATCGGCTGCGCGTTTTCCGGCCGGGCGACTCGAACACCCACCGGCACGGCCGGCAAGAGCACGAAGCCATCGCGGCGTGA
- a CDS encoding class I SAM-dependent methyltransferase, whose protein sequence is MPSKEHWENVYASKPATAVSWYQPHAALSVDMIQRIGLGLDAAVIDIGGGASTLVDDLAGCGYGDLTVLDLSGEALAIARRRLGSRGAAVRWLEADVTAAALPTARFDIWHDRAVFHFLTDEADRRAYVRQVMRAVKPGGHVIVATFSPDGPAECSGLPVVRYDADTLHGEFGPAFQLVGHEDEAHTTPAGRIQHFVYCHCIKPH, encoded by the coding sequence ATGCCATCCAAGGAGCACTGGGAAAACGTCTACGCCAGCAAGCCGGCGACGGCGGTCAGCTGGTACCAGCCGCACGCCGCGCTGTCGGTGGACATGATCCAACGCATCGGCCTGGGCCTTGACGCCGCCGTGATCGACATAGGCGGCGGCGCCTCGACGCTGGTGGACGATCTGGCCGGATGCGGATACGGCGACCTTACCGTATTGGATCTTTCCGGCGAAGCGCTGGCCATCGCCCGCCGGCGTCTGGGATCGCGCGGCGCGGCGGTCCGCTGGCTGGAAGCCGACGTCACGGCCGCGGCGCTGCCGACGGCACGGTTCGACATCTGGCATGACCGCGCCGTCTTCCATTTCCTGACCGATGAAGCGGACCGGCGTGCCTACGTCCGGCAAGTCATGCGGGCGGTGAAACCCGGCGGGCACGTCATCGTGGCGACGTTTTCACCGGACGGCCCCGCCGAATGCAGCGGACTGCCGGTGGTCCGGTACGATGCCGACACGCTGCATGGGGAGTTCGGCCCGGCATTCCAGTTGGTCGGACACGAGGATGAAGCCCACACGACGCCGGCCGGCCGCATCCAGCACTTCGTATATTGCCACTGCATCAAACCGCACTAG